A section of the Marinoscillum sp. 108 genome encodes:
- a CDS encoding DUF4435 domain-containing protein, producing MDTTFQGYHVIVEGKKDYKFYSKFFNSSEIRIVEAFGNERVIEVLQLLDDRGFNRDIGIIDLDFNRILGIDHQIDGLFVTDDHDIEVMVIKTDALVDVVNQYCSPKSIKDFESSKSTTIREELLKIGREIGYLKLAAKVYDLGLVFKPKMADGNQLRYNKLMDNNFDFAGKNVLIETIVNFSNGKSDCIKSQAEINMAFDAIKQKSYPDYELVNGHDLANLLYLLMKKVLKSKSKSLGDWDCVEDSLSLAYDSSDFKKTILFKELEKWRISENVNLFSERITSS from the coding sequence ATGGACACAACATTTCAAGGATACCATGTAATTGTGGAAGGGAAAAAGGACTATAAGTTCTACTCGAAATTTTTTAACTCATCAGAAATAAGAATTGTTGAAGCATTCGGTAATGAAAGAGTCATTGAAGTTCTTCAGCTACTTGATGATCGTGGGTTTAATCGAGATATTGGCATCATTGATTTAGACTTCAACAGAATTCTAGGTATTGACCACCAAATTGACGGACTCTTTGTTACCGACGATCATGACATTGAAGTTATGGTTATTAAAACTGACGCCTTGGTTGATGTCGTTAATCAATATTGCTCTCCTAAAAGCATCAAAGACTTTGAATCATCTAAATCAACAACTATCAGAGAAGAATTGCTAAAAATTGGACGAGAGATTGGCTACCTAAAATTGGCCGCCAAAGTATATGATCTTGGTCTGGTATTCAAGCCAAAGATGGCAGATGGAAATCAATTGAGGTACAATAAATTAATGGACAACAACTTTGATTTTGCTGGTAAAAACGTCTTGATTGAAACAATAGTCAACTTTTCAAATGGTAAAAGCGATTGCATCAAATCACAAGCCGAAATTAATATGGCCTTTGATGCCATCAAGCAAAAGTCATATCCCGATTATGAACTTGTAAACGGACACGACTTGGCTAATTTGTTATACCTGTTGATGAAAAAGGTTTTGAAAAGCAAAAGCAAGTCGCTCGGTGATTGGGACTGTGTTGAGGATAGTTTGTCACTAGCGTATGATTCTTCTGATTTCAAAAAGACAATTCTATTTAAGGAACTTGAGAAATGGAGGATTTCAGAAAATGTGAATTTGTTTAGCGAACGAATTACATCCAGCTAA
- a CDS encoding DNA alkylation repair protein encodes MNAAIQEYLLTLESEFVRHANPQIAAQQEAYLKNQFRFYGLTSPVRKAVQKPFLDKNYLPPKQDLPGLVKALWAKPEREYHHFAQELACKYLRQPELTDMALYEYMVAHHSWWDTVDHIANKLMGSYLLRYPQTRGEYVEKWLSSGHLWLQRSAILFQLKYKEDTDSALLSSVIHRLLGSKEFFINKAIGWVLREYAKTHPEWVIRFVEETPLAPLSRREALRIFERRG; translated from the coding sequence ATGAACGCTGCCATTCAGGAATATCTCCTCACACTGGAAAGTGAATTTGTGCGGCATGCCAACCCTCAAATTGCCGCTCAGCAGGAGGCTTATCTCAAAAATCAATTTCGTTTTTATGGGCTGACCTCCCCGGTACGCAAAGCGGTACAAAAACCCTTTCTTGATAAAAATTACCTACCCCCTAAGCAGGACCTCCCTGGGCTGGTAAAAGCCCTGTGGGCAAAACCGGAGCGGGAATACCATCACTTTGCTCAGGAGCTTGCTTGCAAGTACCTCCGCCAGCCAGAACTCACCGATATGGCACTCTATGAGTACATGGTGGCGCATCACTCCTGGTGGGATACCGTGGATCATATTGCCAATAAGCTCATGGGGTCATACCTGCTCCGCTACCCGCAGACGCGCGGGGAATATGTGGAGAAATGGCTTTCCTCTGGTCACCTCTGGCTACAGCGCTCCGCCATCCTCTTTCAGTTGAAGTACAAGGAGGATACAGATAGCGCCTTGCTCAGCTCTGTCATTCATCGACTCCTTGGCTCGAAGGAATTCTTCATCAATAAGGCCATTGGCTGGGTGCTGCGCGAATACGCCAAGACCCACCCCGAATGGGTAATCCGCTTTGTAGAGGAAACACCACTGGCACCACTCAGCCGCCGGGAGGCCCTGAGAATATTTGAGAGAAGGGGCTAA
- a CDS encoding transglutaminase domain-containing protein, with protein MSRSLTLFLIIISTIAFGQKRMVSINQEYEKAPSSIARSPIKLAQYLTENDSSEFQQALNIYTWIVNNIKYDVKALESIKSKTYSPKQTLKRKKGICYQYSALFASLCQNAGISSREVIGYSRGFIYHEDDPFFEADHSWNGVKLDSSWYLVDATWGSGVLHQKKRWFKELQFRWFKKPYINDKYKFKLQPNYDYFLVNPKSLITDHLPVDPNWQLVDFPISIITFESSAWKSYLDRIDSLYQKQIDSTEYVMKLDKYEYLSDLQYLQSTAEQSYLFNPKNSKLTGLSSYSIAKSYENASGSLTKRTEAYGHAIKLHKLAISHLKRHQKTATSESKELTRIVKIRISNELTQPINRRVKANDLQSKAALSFLNKEQKIFNNHKGQILKLQKAIARGYRPFVRPTPSRIEKPELVEKNKSEIENALTSVSNYQDSVRTLIKSIHLCTEVKRPLQKEIVSQYRKLPDYFTTNMKFITQNLGLNEVSKSMQAIDSIGQIIDSLSIEIKLIDRRVRQEKSLIKQLHSSIISQSAKMQKMIIQNCQLSKKETCEGVLYDSLSQGLKSIYEDKLHLESEYLQTAEYDGEINRRLKEITEEVNEVLITDSKCISLFQERRLSGISFKLQKTLFETDQLIDDSQKSVRRLGSKVFKLENEIRRSKSM; from the coding sequence TTGTCAAGAAGTCTAACCTTGTTTCTAATCATCATATCAACTATCGCTTTTGGTCAAAAAAGAATGGTATCGATAAACCAAGAGTATGAAAAGGCTCCTTCCTCCATTGCAAGGTCACCGATTAAACTTGCACAATATCTGACGGAAAATGATTCATCTGAATTTCAACAAGCACTTAACATTTATACTTGGATTGTCAACAATATAAAATATGATGTTAAGGCTTTAGAAAGCATCAAATCAAAGACCTATTCTCCCAAACAAACTTTAAAAAGGAAAAAAGGAATTTGTTATCAATATTCAGCTCTATTTGCTTCCCTATGTCAAAACGCAGGAATTTCTTCAAGAGAAGTTATTGGCTATAGTCGAGGTTTTATCTATCATGAGGATGATCCTTTTTTTGAAGCGGATCATTCATGGAATGGTGTCAAGCTAGACTCTTCGTGGTACTTGGTAGATGCAACTTGGGGAAGCGGAGTACTGCATCAAAAAAAACGATGGTTCAAAGAATTGCAATTTCGGTGGTTCAAAAAACCGTATATAAATGATAAATACAAATTTAAACTTCAACCCAACTACGATTATTTCTTAGTAAACCCAAAGTCTTTGATTACCGATCACTTACCAGTTGATCCAAACTGGCAACTAGTGGATTTTCCGATTTCTATCATAACGTTTGAATCCTCTGCATGGAAATCATATTTGGATAGAATCGACAGTCTTTATCAAAAACAAATCGACTCTACAGAATATGTCATGAAATTGGATAAGTATGAGTATTTATCAGACCTTCAGTATCTCCAATCAACAGCGGAACAGAGTTACTTATTCAATCCGAAAAATTCAAAACTTACTGGACTATCATCCTACTCAATTGCTAAGTCATATGAGAACGCATCTGGAAGTTTGACCAAACGAACTGAAGCATATGGACATGCCATTAAATTGCATAAACTAGCCATTTCTCACCTAAAACGACATCAGAAAACCGCAACTTCAGAGTCGAAAGAACTAACGAGAATAGTAAAAATCAGGATTTCAAATGAACTCACTCAACCAATAAATAGAAGAGTTAAGGCAAATGATCTTCAGAGTAAAGCAGCTTTATCGTTTTTAAATAAGGAACAGAAAATATTTAACAATCATAAAGGTCAAATTCTCAAACTTCAGAAAGCCATTGCCAGAGGATATCGGCCGTTTGTAAGGCCAACTCCCTCAAGAATTGAAAAACCAGAATTAGTTGAGAAAAATAAGTCTGAAATTGAAAATGCCTTGACCAGTGTAAGTAACTATCAAGATTCAGTTCGTACACTAATCAAAAGCATACATCTGTGCACAGAGGTTAAGAGGCCACTTCAGAAAGAGATTGTGAGTCAATATCGAAAATTGCCTGATTATTTTACCACTAATATGAAGTTCATTACTCAAAACCTGGGCCTGAATGAAGTAAGTAAATCAATGCAAGCTATTGATTCAATAGGTCAAATCATCGACAGTTTGAGTATTGAGATTAAGTTGATTGATCGACGAGTCCGACAAGAAAAGAGTTTAATTAAACAGTTACACTCTTCCATAATCTCTCAATCCGCTAAAATGCAAAAAATGATCATTCAAAACTGTCAGCTATCCAAAAAGGAAACTTGTGAAGGAGTTTTATACGACTCCCTGAGCCAAGGACTTAAATCGATATATGAAGATAAACTGCATCTTGAAAGCGAATATCTTCAGACTGCAGAATATGATGGGGAGATAAATCGGAGACTGAAAGAAATTACTGAAGAAGTTAATGAAGTTCTGATTACAGACTCGAAGTGTATTTCATTATTTCAAGAAAGAAGATTGAGTGGAATATCCTTCAAATTGCAAAAGACCTTATTTGAAACCGACCAATTGATTGATGACAGTCAGAAAAGCGTCAGGAGATTAGGTTCAAAAGTATTCAAGCTTGAAAATGAGATCAGAAGGAGTAAAAGCATGTAA
- a CDS encoding YfiT family bacillithiol transferase: MTTEAIEQLKYPVGKFTKPAPITSSHLQHWTDTIGAFPEAVATLTRSLSQQELNWTYRPGGWTIKQVVHHCADSHMNSMMRFKLALTEESPSIRPYHEDRWAELPDSLDDDISNALNLLKGLHGKWVKLISALSDADLQKTYVHPEHGKSFTLAETIGTYDWHCRHHLAHIQLALDHQGRFDF; this comes from the coding sequence ATGACTACCGAAGCAATTGAACAATTGAAGTACCCCGTGGGTAAGTTCACAAAACCCGCACCAATCACCTCCAGCCACCTTCAGCACTGGACAGATACGATCGGCGCTTTTCCTGAAGCAGTGGCCACCCTGACCCGTTCGCTTTCCCAGCAGGAACTCAACTGGACCTACCGCCCGGGGGGCTGGACCATCAAACAGGTGGTACACCACTGTGCAGACAGCCATATGAACTCCATGATGCGCTTCAAACTGGCCCTCACTGAAGAATCTCCGTCCATACGGCCCTATCACGAGGATCGCTGGGCTGAGCTCCCCGACTCACTGGATGATGACATCAGCAATGCGTTGAATTTGCTCAAAGGACTTCATGGCAAGTGGGTAAAGCTCATTTCTGCACTTTCTGATGCGGACCTTCAGAAGACATACGTACACCCGGAACACGGCAAGTCTTTTACCCTGGCAGAGACCATCGGCACCTATGACTGGCACTGCCGTCACCACCTCGCCCACATACAGCTTGCCCTTGATCATCAAGGCAGATTTGATTTCTAA
- a CDS encoding TlpA disulfide reductase family protein, translating into MIKLNNWAQLSVVLLLWACAPQPEKVTTTISGEIINPIGDVITFRLGGDRITDTLDADNKFSTTFDITTPVDIVFGHGGEITYLYLRPGDQLYLTLDPAEFDESLTYSGKGAEINNYKAAMVLLGDSLLSTRDLYKMPEDQFLVALDSVSAIELGYMADFNIDDAAFIAYTRENSKWSDIVTKMRYESAHRSLLDLDSFSVSDTYYDFQLALDVNDTSLLKYPAFRSYVDESIEKEASRGYYARADESEDYSGFYVEAINALIQVPSLKEQLMYEFVSDSYSYFPVEVRDEIVAAWKGLNPDPERVDEIDQMIAEFQKLEPGNPAPDFRYVSIDGDTLTMADFKGKLVYIDVWATWCGPCIAEHPHMEKLQQRFEGQDVAFVAVSTDSSPDPWRKMVNERKLGGIHLYAPGAWQSTIITDYLIQGIPRFILIDREGNIIDANAARPSGDIGDQLEALLKSA; encoded by the coding sequence ATGATCAAACTAAACAACTGGGCCCAACTATCAGTGGTGTTACTGCTCTGGGCTTGTGCACCCCAGCCCGAAAAAGTGACAACTACCATCTCTGGCGAAATCATCAATCCGATAGGAGACGTGATCACTTTCCGTTTGGGAGGTGATCGGATTACCGACACGCTGGATGCGGATAATAAGTTTTCCACGACATTTGACATCACCACTCCTGTGGACATTGTATTTGGCCATGGGGGAGAGATCACCTACCTCTACCTGCGTCCCGGAGACCAGCTCTACCTCACGCTGGACCCGGCAGAGTTTGATGAGTCTTTGACCTATAGCGGCAAAGGCGCCGAAATCAATAACTATAAAGCAGCTATGGTGTTGCTCGGAGATTCACTTTTGAGCACAAGAGATTTGTACAAGATGCCGGAAGACCAGTTTCTGGTAGCGCTGGATTCTGTTTCCGCCATTGAGCTCGGTTATATGGCTGATTTCAACATTGATGATGCAGCGTTCATCGCCTATACCCGTGAAAATAGCAAGTGGTCAGACATAGTGACCAAAATGAGGTATGAGAGTGCTCACCGTTCTTTGCTCGACCTGGATTCTTTTAGTGTTTCTGACACTTATTATGATTTTCAGCTGGCGCTGGATGTCAATGACACCTCCCTGCTGAAATACCCTGCATTTAGATCTTATGTGGATGAAAGTATTGAAAAAGAAGCTTCCAGGGGCTATTATGCCCGGGCAGATGAATCCGAAGATTACTCTGGTTTTTATGTGGAGGCCATCAATGCCCTCATTCAGGTGCCTTCTTTGAAGGAGCAACTGATGTATGAATTTGTTTCGGACTCCTATTCCTATTTTCCTGTTGAGGTAAGGGACGAAATAGTAGCTGCCTGGAAAGGGCTCAATCCGGATCCGGAGCGGGTCGACGAGATTGATCAGATGATCGCTGAGTTTCAGAAGTTGGAACCCGGCAATCCGGCACCGGACTTCCGGTACGTGAGCATAGACGGGGACACCCTCACCATGGCAGATTTCAAGGGGAAGCTTGTGTATATAGACGTATGGGCTACATGGTGTGGCCCTTGTATTGCAGAGCATCCACATATGGAAAAGCTGCAGCAGCGATTTGAAGGGCAGGATGTGGCGTTTGTGGCGGTGAGTACAGATAGCTCGCCGGATCCCTGGAGAAAAATGGTCAATGAACGAAAACTCGGAGGTATCCACCTCTATGCACCAGGGGCATGGCAGTCTACCATTATTACCGATTACCTGATTCAGGGAATCCCAAGGTTTATTCTCATTGATCGGGAAGGAAATATCATAGATGCCAATGCCGCCAGACCATCTGGCGATATTGGTGATCAGCTGGAGGCTCTATTGAAGTCAGCTTAG